The Novosphingobium kaempferiae genome includes a window with the following:
- a CDS encoding NAD+ synthase: MPDTLKITLAQLNQSVGDIAGNAKGVLAARAAAGKSDLVVFPELHLIGYPPEDLILKPSLIERAAAELQKLAEATASDGPAMLVGSAFVLDGALHNGVALLDQGKVAAVRLKHELPNYGTFDEMRLFQPGPLPEPVILRGTMIGVPVGEDIWRIEVCRHLADFGAEILVCINGSPYEINKEALRIEGVAKRRAVDTGLPLAYLNRVGGQDELVFDGASFAVNGDGGLAVQLRDWEEQVVETRWTKTAKGWRCDRGTVETLAENPEDIYSAMVLSLRDYVERHGFPGVVLGLSGGIDSATCAAIAVDALGADRVWGVMMPSRFTSTQSREDAAACARMLGIRYAEMPIGAAVDGFDSMLGEAFDGLPRDLAEENLQSRVRGAALMALSNKFGPMLLATANKSELSVGYATIYGDMAGGYNPLKDAYKTTVYALANWRNRNVARIGLGPSGQVIPEGVLTREPTAELHEGQRDSDLLPPYEVLDPILIGLVEHDKSVEQLVNEGFERATVARVECLLHRAEYKRRQSPPGVKLTARNFGRDRRYPLTHAFRSG; the protein is encoded by the coding sequence ATGCCGGACACGCTGAAGATCACCCTCGCGCAGCTCAACCAGTCGGTGGGGGACATCGCCGGCAATGCGAAGGGCGTGCTCGCCGCGCGGGCTGCCGCGGGCAAGAGCGACCTCGTGGTGTTCCCGGAACTGCATCTCATCGGCTATCCGCCCGAAGACCTGATCCTCAAGCCATCGCTGATCGAACGCGCCGCCGCCGAACTCCAGAAGCTGGCCGAGGCGACCGCAAGCGATGGGCCGGCGATGCTGGTGGGTTCGGCCTTCGTGCTCGATGGTGCGCTGCACAACGGCGTCGCGCTGCTCGATCAGGGCAAGGTCGCGGCGGTGCGGCTGAAGCACGAACTGCCCAACTACGGCACCTTCGACGAGATGCGCCTGTTCCAGCCCGGCCCGCTGCCCGAGCCGGTGATCCTGCGCGGCACCATGATCGGCGTGCCGGTGGGCGAGGACATCTGGCGAATCGAGGTTTGCCGCCACCTGGCCGACTTCGGCGCGGAGATCCTCGTCTGCATCAACGGCAGCCCTTACGAGATCAACAAGGAAGCCCTGCGCATCGAAGGCGTGGCCAAGCGCCGCGCGGTCGATACGGGGCTACCGCTCGCCTACCTCAACCGCGTCGGCGGGCAGGACGAACTGGTGTTCGACGGGGCCAGCTTCGCGGTCAACGGCGACGGCGGGCTGGCGGTGCAGCTGCGCGACTGGGAGGAGCAGGTCGTCGAGACCCGCTGGACCAAGACCGCAAAGGGCTGGCGCTGTGATCGCGGCACCGTGGAGACGCTCGCCGAGAACCCCGAGGACATCTACAGCGCCATGGTCCTGTCCTTGCGCGACTACGTGGAGCGGCACGGCTTCCCCGGCGTCGTGCTGGGGCTTTCGGGCGGGATCGATTCGGCGACCTGCGCCGCCATCGCCGTCGATGCGCTCGGCGCGGACCGGGTGTGGGGGGTGATGATGCCCTCGCGCTTCACCAGCACGCAGAGCCGCGAGGATGCCGCTGCCTGCGCCCGGATGCTGGGCATTCGCTATGCCGAGATGCCGATCGGCGCGGCGGTAGACGGCTTCGATTCGATGCTGGGCGAGGCGTTCGACGGGCTGCCGCGCGATCTGGCGGAGGAGAACCTCCAGTCGCGGGTGCGCGGTGCGGCGCTGATGGCGCTGTCGAACAAGTTCGGCCCGATGCTGCTCGCCACCGCCAACAAGAGCGAGCTGAGCGTGGGTTATGCCACCATCTACGGTGACATGGCGGGCGGCTACAACCCGCTCAAGGACGCCTACAAGACCACCGTCTACGCACTGGCGAACTGGCGCAATCGCAACGTTGCGCGGATCGGCCTCGGGCCTTCGGGGCAGGTTATCCCCGAGGGCGTGCTGACGCGCGAACCGACGGCGGAACTGCACGAAGGCCAGCGCGACAGCGACCTGTTGCCACCCTACGAGGTGCTCGATCCGATCCTCATCGGCCTCGTGGAGCACGACAAGAGCGTGGAGCAACTCGTCAACGAGGGCTTCGAGCGCGCCACCGTGGCGCGCGTCGAATGCCTGCTCCACCGCGCTGAATACAAGCGCCGCCAGTCGCCGCCCGGTGTGAAGCTGACCGCGCGCAATTTCGGGCGCGACCGGCGTTATCCGCTCACCCACGCCTTCCGGAGCGGGTGA
- a CDS encoding ArsR/SmtB family transcription factor has translation MRIDPLLRALSEPTRLRIMRLLAHMELAVGELAQVLGQSQPRVSRHIRILCDAGLAERRKEGSWVFLRSAVSEHVAPSMAPTMGSAAALLLATAERDDSQFAARCAEDRRHLAAIRAGREASAQAYFARHAAEWDTLRRLHGADEPVEAALLAALDGEAIGGLLDVGTGTGRMAQLLSPRAGRVTALDNSPEMLRIARARLQDLPADKINLVQGDFTALPFAEDAFDTVLFHQVLHYAQDPAVVLGEAARVLRPGGRIAVVDLASHEREELRERHAHARLGFSDEQMLAHLASAGLVPAAPVALPGDPLTVKIWTARRDGVTAPAVYRETV, from the coding sequence ATGCGGATCGACCCTCTTCTGCGCGCTCTTTCGGAGCCGACGCGCCTGCGCATCATGCGCCTGCTTGCGCATATGGAACTCGCCGTCGGAGAGCTTGCCCAGGTACTCGGGCAGAGCCAGCCGCGCGTCTCCCGGCACATCCGCATCCTGTGCGATGCGGGCCTTGCCGAACGCCGCAAGGAAGGCAGCTGGGTGTTCCTGCGCAGCGCCGTCAGCGAGCATGTCGCGCCGTCGATGGCCCCGACGATGGGAAGCGCCGCCGCGCTCCTGCTGGCCACCGCAGAGCGTGACGACAGCCAGTTCGCCGCCCGCTGCGCCGAAGACCGCCGCCACCTCGCCGCCATTCGCGCCGGGCGTGAAGCGAGCGCGCAGGCCTATTTCGCCCGCCACGCCGCCGAGTGGGACACGCTGCGCCGCCTCCATGGCGCCGACGAGCCGGTCGAGGCCGCGCTGCTCGCGGCGCTCGACGGGGAAGCGATCGGCGGGTTGCTCGACGTCGGCACCGGCACCGGCCGCATGGCGCAGTTGCTGTCCCCGCGCGCGGGCCGCGTGACCGCGCTCGACAACAGCCCCGAAATGCTGCGCATCGCCCGTGCTCGTTTGCAGGACTTGCCGGCCGACAAGATCAATCTGGTGCAGGGCGATTTCACCGCCCTGCCCTTCGCCGAAGACGCCTTCGACACCGTGCTGTTCCATCAGGTGCTGCACTATGCGCAGGATCCCGCCGTCGTGCTGGGCGAGGCCGCGCGCGTGCTGCGCCCGGGCGGACGTATCGCCGTGGTCGACCTCGCCTCACACGAGCGCGAGGAACTGCGCGAGCGCCACGCCCATGCCCGCCTCGGCTTTTCGGACGAGCAGATGCTCGCCCATCTCGCCTCCGCAGGTCTCGTCCCCGCCGCGCCCGTGGCGCTGCCGGGCGACCCGCTCACCGTTAAAATCTGGACTGCGCGCCGCGATGGTGTAACCGCGCCCGCCGTATATCGAGAGACCGTTTGA
- the metF gene encoding methylenetetrahydrofolate reductase [NAD(P)H], protein MTASQRPAESPLFAGLPGDISVSFEFFPPKSEKMEEQLWDAITQLAPLDPSFVSVTYGAGGSTRERTHATVARIVKETSLVPAAHLTCVAASKGEIDEVVDQYWEAGVRHIVALRGDPPPADGGRFVPHPEGYGSAAELVEGLKKRHDFEISVAAYPEVHPEAVSAEVDLDNLKRKIDAGACRAITQFFFSTDAYFRFLDKALAAGITAPILPGIMPVTSFSAIRRMSGNTEIPGWLETMFDGLDDRPGPRALVAAVAAADLCKRLYEGGVRDFHFYTLNRAEQAYAICQLLGLRPAPNSTKELVTA, encoded by the coding sequence ATGACCGCTTCCCAACGACCGGCCGAATCCCCTCTCTTCGCAGGGCTGCCGGGCGACATTTCCGTCTCCTTCGAATTCTTCCCGCCCAAGTCGGAGAAGATGGAGGAACAGCTGTGGGACGCGATCACCCAGCTCGCCCCGCTCGATCCCAGCTTCGTCTCGGTGACGTATGGCGCGGGCGGCTCCACGCGCGAGCGTACCCACGCGACCGTCGCGCGGATCGTCAAGGAAACCTCGCTGGTCCCCGCCGCGCACCTCACCTGCGTTGCCGCCAGCAAGGGCGAGATCGACGAGGTGGTCGACCAGTATTGGGAAGCGGGCGTGCGCCACATCGTCGCCCTGCGCGGCGATCCGCCTCCGGCTGACGGCGGCCGCTTCGTGCCGCACCCCGAAGGCTACGGCAGCGCCGCCGAACTGGTCGAGGGGCTGAAGAAGCGCCACGACTTCGAGATTTCGGTCGCTGCCTACCCCGAAGTCCACCCCGAGGCGGTGAGCGCCGAGGTCGACCTCGACAACCTCAAGCGCAAGATCGACGCGGGCGCCTGCCGCGCGATCACGCAGTTCTTCTTCTCGACCGACGCCTACTTCCGCTTCCTCGACAAGGCGCTGGCGGCGGGCATCACCGCGCCGATCCTGCCGGGCATCATGCCCGTCACCAGCTTCTCGGCGATCCGCCGGATGAGCGGCAACACCGAGATTCCCGGCTGGCTGGAAACGATGTTCGACGGCCTCGACGACCGCCCCGGTCCGCGCGCCCTCGTCGCCGCCGTCGCCGCAGCGGATCTGTGCAAGCGCCTCTACGAAGGCGGCGTGCGCGATTTCCACTTCTACACCCTCAACCGCGCCGAGCAGGCTTACGCGATCTGCCAGCTGCTCGGCCTGCGCCCCGCCCCTAATTCCACTAAGGAGCTGGTTACAGCATGA
- a CDS encoding homocysteine S-methyltransferase family protein, with protein sequence MSVRETFLAEAAKRILITDGAFGTEIQNWKLSEEDYAGNLGLSHDQKGNNDILALTKPEVPESIHRAYFEAGADIAETNTFSANRISQADYGAEHLVREINVESAKLARRLADEYQAKDGRPRFVAGAIGPTNKTLSLSPDVNDPGYREIDWDTLVDVYKEQAAALVEGGADFILIETVFDTLNAKAGVMAVRQLEAELGREVPIMLSMTLTDLSGRNLSGHTVEAFWHAVRHAKPVTIGLNCSFGATQLRPHVKTLSEIADTLIMIYPNAGLPNELGAYDEMPDTTAGFVGEWAVAGQVNVLGGCCGSTPAHIKAIADKVTGMDPRTLPALEPVTRLAGLEPFTMVA encoded by the coding sequence ATGAGCGTCCGTGAAACCTTCCTCGCCGAGGCGGCCAAGCGCATCCTCATCACCGACGGCGCCTTCGGCACCGAGATCCAGAACTGGAAGCTGTCGGAAGAGGACTATGCCGGGAACCTCGGCCTGTCCCACGACCAGAAGGGCAACAACGACATCCTCGCGCTGACCAAGCCCGAGGTGCCGGAATCGATCCACCGCGCCTACTTCGAGGCGGGCGCGGACATCGCCGAGACCAACACCTTCTCGGCCAACCGCATCAGCCAGGCCGACTACGGCGCCGAGCATCTCGTGCGCGAGATCAACGTCGAATCGGCGAAGCTCGCGCGTCGTCTGGCGGACGAGTACCAGGCCAAGGACGGTCGCCCGCGCTTCGTGGCGGGTGCGATCGGGCCGACGAACAAGACCCTTTCGCTCAGCCCCGACGTCAACGATCCGGGCTACCGCGAGATCGACTGGGACACGCTGGTCGACGTCTACAAGGAACAGGCCGCAGCCCTCGTCGAAGGCGGCGCGGACTTCATCCTGATCGAGACGGTGTTCGACACCCTCAACGCCAAGGCGGGCGTCATGGCCGTGCGCCAGCTTGAAGCCGAGCTTGGGCGCGAAGTGCCGATCATGCTGTCGATGACGCTGACCGACCTTTCCGGCCGCAACCTGTCGGGCCACACGGTCGAGGCGTTCTGGCACGCGGTGCGCCATGCCAAGCCGGTGACGATCGGCCTCAACTGCTCGTTCGGCGCGACGCAGCTGCGCCCGCATGTGAAGACGCTGTCGGAGATCGCCGACACCCTCATCATGATCTACCCCAACGCCGGGCTTCCCAACGAACTGGGCGCCTATGACGAGATGCCGGACACGACGGCGGGCTTCGTCGGCGAATGGGCGGTCGCGGGGCAGGTCAACGTGCTGGGCGGCTGCTGCGGCTCCACCCCCGCGCACATCAAGGCCATCGCCGACAAGGTGACGGGCATGGACCCGCGCACGCTTCCCGCGCTGGAGCCGGTGACGCGCCTCGCGGGCCTCGAACCCTTCACGATGGTAGCCTGA
- a CDS encoding GNAT family N-acetyltransferase, giving the protein MNDIPIWRIRPAGPDDADALALVGAATFLETFAGHIDGAGLVAHCAKQHSADAYRAYFAKGAKAWLAEIEPGGAPVGYALSCDPEIEHAQPGDVELKRIYLLSRFQGSTIAGALMLAVMAEAKGASRLLLGVKDDNHRALSFYAKHGFETIGTRRFDVGGKTYDDFVLARPL; this is encoded by the coding sequence GTGAACGACATTCCCATCTGGCGCATCCGCCCGGCCGGACCGGACGATGCCGACGCGCTCGCCCTCGTGGGCGCGGCGACGTTCCTTGAGACCTTCGCAGGCCACATCGACGGCGCGGGCCTCGTCGCGCATTGCGCGAAGCAGCACTCCGCCGACGCCTATCGCGCATACTTCGCCAAGGGCGCGAAGGCGTGGCTGGCCGAGATCGAACCCGGCGGCGCGCCGGTCGGCTATGCGCTGTCCTGCGATCCGGAGATCGAGCATGCGCAGCCCGGCGATGTCGAGCTGAAGCGCATCTACCTGCTGTCGCGCTTCCAGGGCTCGACGATCGCGGGCGCGCTGATGCTGGCCGTCATGGCCGAGGCGAAGGGCGCCAGCCGCCTGCTGCTCGGCGTCAAGGACGACAACCACCGCGCGCTTTCCTTCTACGCCAAGCACGGCTTCGAGACGATCGGCACCCGCCGTTTCGACGTGGGCGGCAAGACCTACGACGACTTCGTGCTCGCACGCCCGCTCTGA
- the metH gene encoding methionine synthase, with protein MTATPSGSRFVNIGERTNVTGSAKFKKLIMAGDYPAAIEVARQQVENGAQVIDVNMDEGLLDAVEAMTTYLKLIAAEPDIARVPVMVDSSKWDVIEAGLKCVSGKPIVNSISMKEGEEQFLDHARKCMAYGAAVVVMAFDETGQADTKERKIEICERAYKLLVGIGFPPEDIIFDPNVFAVATGIEEHDRYGLDFIEAVVEIKARCPHVHFSGGLSNLSFSFRGNETVRRAMHSVFLYHAIPAGLDMAIVNAGQLDVYDQIDPALREACEDVIMMRRPGVGEDGKTSTERLIELAESFKGKDTVAEKAAEEWRGWDVTKRIEHALVRGIDAYVVEDTEEARAAIAAAGGRPIEVIEGPLMGGMNVVGDLFGSGKMFLPQVVKSARVMKKAVAHLIPFIEAEKDAKTKAKGRIIMATVKGDVHDIGKNIVGVVLQCNGYEVIDLGVMVPWSKILESANENEADIIGLSGLITPSLDEMVTVAEEMQRAEMNIPLLIGGATTSKVHTALRIDPAYTGTVVHVLDASRAVGVASQLLSDTQAEGFKSSVAIDYAKVREAREGKGQSDLLPLADARANAFPADFALKPAAPAQPGLHVFEDWDLKDLVETFDWVPFFRAWELAGNYPAILTDPVVGESASSLFEDAQAMLAKIIDEKWLTARGVCAFWPAHSEGDDIIISSPSSLGEGDHAKHGGGGEAAPSPSTTGSAGGPPPQDKLGEELRLPFLRQQFKKSRGRANFCLSDFIAPQDDWLGGFAVGIHGIEPHLERFKAAHDDYSDILLKALADRFAEAFAERLHQHVRTTLWGYAPDEQFTNEALIREEYRGIRPAPGYPACPDHSLKPILFDLLKAQDNAGIVLTESQAMLPTAAVSGFYFAHPESQYFGVARIGRDQLEDYAVRRDVDLPTAERWLRPNLD; from the coding sequence ATGACCGCCACTCCCTCCGGCTCCCGTTTCGTCAACATCGGCGAACGCACCAACGTCACCGGCTCGGCCAAGTTCAAGAAGCTCATCATGGCGGGCGACTACCCCGCCGCCATCGAAGTCGCCCGCCAGCAGGTGGAGAACGGCGCGCAGGTCATCGACGTCAACATGGACGAGGGCCTGCTCGACGCGGTCGAGGCGATGACCACGTACCTCAAGCTGATCGCCGCCGAGCCGGACATCGCGCGCGTGCCGGTGATGGTCGACAGCTCCAAGTGGGACGTGATCGAGGCGGGCCTCAAGTGCGTGTCGGGCAAGCCAATCGTCAATTCCATCTCGATGAAGGAAGGCGAGGAGCAATTCCTCGACCATGCGCGAAAGTGCATGGCCTACGGCGCCGCCGTGGTCGTCATGGCCTTCGACGAGACCGGCCAGGCCGACACCAAGGAGCGCAAGATCGAGATCTGCGAGCGCGCCTACAAGCTGCTCGTCGGCATCGGCTTCCCGCCCGAGGACATCATCTTCGATCCCAACGTCTTCGCCGTCGCCACCGGCATCGAGGAACATGACCGCTACGGCCTCGACTTCATCGAGGCGGTGGTGGAGATCAAGGCGCGCTGCCCGCACGTCCACTTCTCGGGCGGCCTGTCCAACCTCTCGTTCAGCTTCCGCGGCAACGAGACGGTCCGCCGCGCGATGCACTCGGTCTTCCTATACCACGCGATCCCGGCGGGCCTCGACATGGCGATCGTCAACGCTGGCCAGCTCGACGTCTACGACCAGATCGACCCGGCCCTGCGCGAAGCCTGCGAAGACGTCATCATGATGCGCCGCCCCGGCGTGGGCGAGGACGGCAAGACCTCCACCGAGCGCCTGATCGAACTGGCGGAGAGCTTCAAGGGCAAGGACACCGTCGCCGAGAAGGCAGCCGAGGAATGGCGCGGCTGGGACGTCACCAAGCGCATCGAGCACGCACTGGTGCGCGGCATCGACGCCTACGTGGTCGAAGACACCGAGGAAGCCCGCGCCGCGATCGCCGCTGCCGGCGGTCGCCCGATCGAGGTGATCGAAGGCCCGCTGATGGGCGGCATGAACGTCGTCGGCGACCTGTTTGGGTCAGGCAAGATGTTCCTGCCGCAGGTCGTGAAGTCCGCGCGCGTGATGAAGAAGGCGGTCGCTCACCTGATCCCCTTCATCGAGGCGGAGAAGGACGCCAAGACCAAGGCGAAGGGCCGCATCATCATGGCCACCGTCAAGGGCGACGTCCATGACATCGGCAAGAACATCGTCGGCGTCGTGCTCCAGTGCAACGGCTACGAGGTGATCGACCTTGGCGTCATGGTGCCGTGGAGCAAGATCCTCGAATCGGCGAACGAGAACGAGGCCGACATCATCGGCCTCTCGGGCCTCATCACCCCCTCGCTCGACGAGATGGTGACCGTGGCCGAGGAAATGCAGCGCGCCGAGATGAACATTCCCCTGCTGATCGGCGGCGCGACGACCTCCAAGGTCCACACCGCGCTGCGCATCGACCCGGCCTATACCGGCACCGTGGTCCACGTGCTCGACGCCAGCCGCGCGGTGGGCGTCGCCTCGCAGCTGCTGTCCGACACGCAGGCGGAAGGCTTCAAGTCCTCGGTCGCGATCGACTATGCCAAGGTCCGCGAAGCCCGCGAGGGCAAGGGCCAGAGCGACCTGCTGCCGCTCGCCGATGCGCGCGCCAACGCCTTCCCCGCCGACTTCGCGCTCAAGCCCGCCGCGCCCGCGCAGCCCGGCCTGCATGTGTTCGAGGACTGGGATCTCAAGGATCTGGTCGAGACGTTCGACTGGGTGCCCTTCTTCCGCGCCTGGGAACTGGCGGGCAACTATCCCGCGATCCTGACCGACCCGGTCGTCGGCGAAAGCGCCAGCAGCCTATTCGAAGATGCGCAGGCGATGCTGGCGAAGATCATCGACGAAAAGTGGCTGACCGCGCGCGGCGTCTGCGCCTTCTGGCCTGCCCATTCCGAAGGTGACGATATCATCATTTCCTCCCCGAGCTCGCTCGGGGAGGGGGACCATGCGAAGCATGGTGGAGGGGGAGAGGCCGCGCCATCCCCCTCCACCACCGGCTCCGCCGGCGGTCCCCCTCCCCAAGACAAGCTTGGGGAGGAATTGCGCCTCCCCTTCCTGCGCCAGCAGTTCAAGAAGTCGCGCGGCCGCGCCAACTTCTGCCTGTCGGACTTCATCGCGCCGCAGGACGACTGGCTCGGCGGCTTCGCGGTCGGCATCCACGGCATCGAGCCGCATCTGGAGCGCTTCAAGGCGGCGCACGACGACTATTCGGACATCCTGCTGAAAGCCCTCGCCGACCGCTTCGCCGAAGCCTTCGCCGAGCGCCTGCACCAGCATGTCCGCACGACGTTGTGGGGCTATGCGCCGGACGAGCAGTTCACCAACGAAGCGCTGATCCGCGAGGAATATCGCGGAATCCGCCCGGCGCCGGGCTATCCCGCCTGCCCGGACCATTCGTTGAAGCCCATCCTGTTCGATCTTCTGAAAGCGCAGGACAACGCCGGGATCGTGCTGACCGAAAGCCAGGCGATGCTGCCGACGGCGGCGGTTTCGGGCTTCTACTTCGCGCACCCGGAAAGCCAGTACTTCGGCGTCGCCCGCATCGGCCGGGACCAGCTGGAAGACTACGCCGTGCGCCGCGATGTGGACCTGCCCACCGCCGAACGCTGGCTGCGGCCGAACCTGGACTGA
- a CDS encoding NUDIX hydrolase, which produces MTTARITGRTLVYDGWYKFSRLEVEMPDGKRVERHLLDNGSAVAVLPYDPARRLCMLIDQPRAGVLAAGAPPLLEAIAGNLDGASPEARIVEEAFEEGGLRIEALEPITNMWSLCPVSTERVQLYLAQYAHDDRVGEGGGAHDEDENITVHEIGLDALRAMALSGELTDAKTLILAQALLLRHPELWT; this is translated from the coding sequence ATGACCACCGCACGCATCACCGGGCGCACCCTCGTCTATGACGGGTGGTACAAGTTCTCCCGCCTCGAAGTGGAGATGCCCGACGGCAAGCGGGTGGAGCGGCACCTGCTCGACAACGGCTCGGCGGTGGCGGTGCTGCCCTACGACCCGGCGCGGCGGCTGTGCATGCTGATCGACCAGCCGCGCGCGGGCGTGCTCGCCGCTGGCGCGCCGCCGCTGCTGGAGGCCATCGCAGGCAATCTCGACGGCGCCTCGCCCGAAGCGCGCATCGTCGAGGAAGCCTTCGAGGAAGGCGGCCTCCGGATCGAGGCGCTGGAGCCGATCACCAACATGTGGTCGCTCTGCCCCGTCTCCACCGAGCGCGTGCAGCTCTACCTTGCGCAATACGCGCATGACGACCGCGTGGGCGAAGGCGGAGGCGCGCATGACGAGGACGAGAACATCACCGTCCACGAGATCGGCCTCGACGCCCTGCGCGCCATGGCGCTATCGGGCGAACTGACCGACGCCAAGACGCTGATCCTCGCGCAAGCGCTGCTGCTGCGGCACCCGGAGCTTTGGACGTAG
- a CDS encoding NucA/NucB deoxyribonuclease domain-containing protein, producing MKYPKLVFDWGRHRELAVNVWHAQMAGHPKLLTYAGPDPKLRKATRADALHFEHGGQRYEIPHVLSRDEYPFACTLEGGGASWVGHIPGRENSAQGGLIAGFLSRYGIVAGNGEQSKFLVVVTGHPDGDVTNPCLPACKGCEHGCRFTQNGKALT from the coding sequence TTGAAGTATCCCAAGCTGGTGTTCGACTGGGGGCGGCATCGCGAGCTGGCTGTAAATGTCTGGCATGCACAGATGGCAGGGCACCCGAAACTCCTGACCTATGCTGGGCCGGATCCGAAGCTGCGCAAGGCCACCCGGGCAGACGCACTCCATTTCGAGCATGGCGGGCAGCGCTACGAGATACCGCATGTGCTGAGCCGGGACGAATATCCGTTCGCCTGCACGCTGGAAGGCGGCGGAGCCAGTTGGGTCGGCCACATCCCAGGGCGGGAGAACAGCGCGCAAGGAGGCCTGATTGCCGGGTTCCTGTCTCGCTACGGCATCGTGGCGGGCAACGGGGAACAGTCGAAGTTCCTCGTCGTCGTGACGGGTCACCCCGACGGCGATGTCACCAACCCGTGCCTGCCAGCATGCAAGGGATGCGAGCATGGATGCCGCTTCACCCAGAACGGCAAGGCGCTGACCTAG